ATGGGCCACACCCGCACGGGTGTGAAGAAAAACCTGAGACAGAGACAGGCAAAAAGCCCGACGCCGACTGGATGGGTGGCGGGGGGTGGGCTTGGAATCGTCGCCCAAGTCGTTTGCTTGCCAAAAAGCCTAAAACTAGTCTGTCACGACAAGAGATAAGGTGAGTTATTTTCTTGCTGCCAGACCAGGACAGGTGCTCTTGTCCATGTAGTACTACAACACCACGGATTCAGCCTAGATCATATGGGGTGCCAATCTCCTGCCCCACGATCATGTTAGTAATGGGAAAGGATAGCGGCATGGGGGGTTATCGGTTTCTGGCGCCATCCTGGGCATCCCCATGTGTGGCTTTTTACTTCGTCGCCACCACATTTCCAACGAGAATATGTAGTACTACAAGCGAGGAATGGCCTTCGGGTTGCCTTTGGGTGGCTTGAACAGGACagatactactactaccagcGCTTGTACCGCGCAGCAATTTTTTTTGGACACTCGGCAGATAGCATCGGAGTCAAGAGACACCTACTACGactttccttcttctctgGCCATCAAGTTGGTGCCGAACTCCGTGTCCATGGATCCGGAAATTGCCAGGAAACGGAAAGTCACTTTCCAAGGGCGGTACGGAGCACAACGGCGACCATCGGCCGCTGCTGTATTGACAGCACCGATATTTCGTGCTTGTAAAAGCCAACGGTGGAGCAAAACCCGTGGGGCTGATTGTAGATGGGAGGGCTCGACGGGATTGTCGCCTTGCCGCTAGTTTGAGGGATGGAAGATCATCGCTGGTTGCgatgtatgtatatgtacATCCATACGTCCCTTCACAGGATGCCCTCCACGGGCCTGGTATAAGAACCAGCAGTCAACTGCATGCCAAGCGTACAACCCTAGAACGAATTGCGGACAAGCTCTGAATGAAGGGTCCGGTGGGTTGCGATTCAGACCACGGTTTCATGGCTCTTTGGCTTCTCAACAGGACAGTGGAGGGCCAAGTGAGACCGCCTGGTCACGTCACACCAGCCTCAGTTGTTCTAGAAGGAATGCTTAAGAACATAATTGGCTCGCCGAATCTCCAACAGATGCCAGGGCAGGGGCGTCCGATGTGAGAGGCCGGTCATAGTTGTACCAGTACTACTGCATTGTAGATGTGGACCATTTAATCCTGATGGGTGCATGGCAACTGGCTGTAGTCCCATGTGGCCCCCTATGCGTTTGACTTCCAGAGTTGCCGCGTGCGGTCGGGGGCAATAACGTTTTCACTACGGATATCCAGCCCGCGGAGTTGTTTGGACGCGAGGCCCGACGCGGTGTGGTTGAGCTGCACTCCGTGTTTCTCCTGCAACATCTTTATGCTGTCTTTTGTTCCCTTCGGTTTTCGAAGCCCGCGTCATCGGCAGGTCTGGTCGTCCTACTGCGTAGACAAAAGAGAAATGAACAGTCTCAGCCGTTCTGTTTCGACCGTTGACCACGACACTGCTGTCCTCGTTCGCCATCGATGAAACAAGATTCCCCGTGACCTAGCGACACTGGTTCCAGTTCCGTGTTTTGGCAAATCCATGCGCAGAAGCGCTAAATTCCGCCTCAGCCGTCAGTGCCGTGCATTCCCTGCCGTAGGAACCGTGGTGCAGTTACGCCAAGGGGATTTGCAATGAGTATCTGGACCCAGGGTCAAAGTAGGTGAAGTGGAGAGCCCTGATGAACTGCATTCCTTGTCCAGACATTACTGCCGTCTCCTAGACCTGCCCCAGCATGCCTTGTTGCCGTCATCTCGACAGCGTGTCTGGGTGCTTGTCTGAGCATAAAGCATTGTCTGCCACAAATCTGCGACTCCAATGCCTCCACTGTTGTTTGCTGCAATGCCTCCCAAAACAGAGAATAAGCCGAAGTCGCCTGTATTCGTCCGGTGCTGAAGCCAGCTCTGCTGCCAGCAAAGGGCCTTGCGATCGTGGTCGAACAGCTTTGCCAACAGTCGTGAAGCACACAGGCTTCAAGATTGTTAAGTCTCAGGAGACTTCTTTGGTAAGTATGTCCTAGAATGCGACAATGGTTTATGTTTGAGCATTCTGGGTCCTCCAGGATTGCCCTTCTTGTTGTTTCTTTGGTATCTCTGTGTACCTAGCTTGACGGCCATACGCCACTGCATCTTTATGGCTTGTTGCATTCGCAGCTGAAATGCCATTCTGATGAAAATAGGGCTTACTGCTATGATAACTAGCGTCTTGATCATCCGTCGACTGTCCGGCAAAGCTCGGCGCTTGGACTCTCATCTGGGATGGAAGGATCCCACCGCCAACCATGCTTCGTGTTTGCATGCAGGGAACTTCGAGCGAGCATCGACgagtcatcttcatcttcatctcggcAAAGTCGATCAAATGCTCGGTATGCATCACCTTATCGTCGAAACTGCTTGCAGGGCATATTGATGGCGAGATTTGGACACTCCTGCAGTCGAATGTCGAGGCTTGATTAGACTACTTTCTTGTCTGATCTTGGCACCTTGGCAATACGCCACAGAGTGCCTTTCCCAGCATGGGCATGTAATAGTGATCGAATCAGttgtatgtacggagcacggagtacggggtacTGCATGTTGTGTGGTCATCAAGCGTATTTGCTGGCGAGGAGCTGAGTCTCCACCATTTGAATCGAGGAGGGAACGATTCATGATCGCGCGTTGCTTGTTGTGCTTCCTTCCTTGCTTCCCTCCTTCCTTTCATTTCTACCCCGCTTCGCATTATGAAGTTCGGGCAGTGGCTTGATTGATTGTCTTCCCAACCGAGTTCAGGTTCATATCGGCTTGCCAGTACATGCATTTTGCAGCTTCAGATgacccgtcagcgactaagttgacgtggacgagccacttaACGAAGGGAGCTTGTTTTGTTTGATTGCTGGGTTTCAGGTTCAATGGCCCATATTTTGCACATCATCCACCCACAGACGATTAATTGGGAAATTCTGCAAGTGCAAGTCGATCTGATTTCGTCCTTGTGCATTAGTTGAACTCAAACTACTCCGTGCCACGGGGCGGATGGGAGGGATATTCTCCCCAGCATGCAGCCCCAACATCAGTCGGAATGCAAATATGAActttctactccgtacaagagGCGTTGTCAGGCAGTCACTTCTGGTGCAAAGCATTGAGACACGATTGGCCCTGACCACATAGTATATACCAGGgatcttcttcagcttcgaTTGATCAGCCACCCCCACGCATGGGGTTTGACTGAAGACCTCGCAAATGAGACATTTTGTTGGTGCAGGGCAAGGAGGTTCCTCATGATGAAAAGAAGCGCTATTTGCTGTCTTGTTTCTGTTGGTCACAGCACGTCTATCAAACGCACGTGGACCCAATGATGGAACCGCAGATAGCGAAGAAGCCAGGACATCTAGAGCGACTGTGTTACGATTGACACCATCTCTGCCGTTAGTGCTTGAGGGAACATACGCAGATGCAGGCTTGATCTTCGCCGAATGCGTTCTGCAGTGACACAACTGCTAGTTGGAGTCTTGCACCTAAACCTGGGTGAAGCATCCCAATATTCCCGTCATCAGTCCAATACGGTCCTACTCAGGTTTTATGACGAGTGTGTTGAGCCTCAAGCGAGTTTCAGTCTAGTCCAGCCCATTTTGGCTGCTTGAGGAATTGGTGGCGGGTAATGCACCATTGGAAGAACTAATTCAGATTAATAGTTCTCGGTGCCTTTGATTCGGAAGGAACATCTTCTCCACATTCATTAAACTAAAAGCCGCAAGTCAAAGAGCTGCGACACGTTTTCGGCACATTTTCTCATAATTTCATTCACGTCGTTTTTCCTTTCGGATGTGTTCCGTACGGCAAGATCCAAGGCACGGCCGAAAGGCTACTAATCGGATATGTTCGTATGCGGGGGTGGAGATCCGCAGCGGACGACCATCCCAAGATCTCGCAATCAGACCCCCTCATTTCCAACAACAACTACTACGAAGCTGTATTCGATGCTTGCTTTGGTCTTGATTCGCTATGTATGAACGCCAGAGAGTCTGGCGGGCCTGCCAGCCATGCCGTAGAAAGAAGATCAAATGTGACGGAGAGCAGCCTTGCAGAAGCTGTAATAAGAGCCAGGCAGATTGTGCCTACGCTGAGCCGTCCAGTAACATGCGGATGGCCGATCCTCAGTAAGACCGAGTCCATTGTGGGAAGTTTGACGCAGATGGAGTACAGTGCTAACCTGAGTTCATAGGTATGTCATGAAACTCGAAAGCCGACTGATGTCAATGGAGAAAAAGCTGCAGGAACATAACTCGGCTGGTCGTTGCGCAAATGGAGAATCAACTACAGCTGAAGCTGAGACTGGAGGACCAGCATTCTGCAACAGTCTCCAGGGAGGCCCTGTCGGTGACATGCAGCAAGCATCGGCCACTGGTAATACAACACCTGGGACCGATAAAGAAGACTCTGTCAACAAGACTCCAGACCAGCACAAGAGTCTAGGTTCATCAACAGGTGAATATACACTGCCAAGTGGCTTCAATGAACTTGATCAGATGCTGTATAACTGTGACGAAACCCTTGTGCTAGAGGAGCCACCTAGTCCCCAGAGCAATTTCGAAGACGTTTCAAGCTTGCCACGGACCTTGATCGACGTCTTGGTTGGCCAGTTTTATCACAAAACCTACTCAATATTTCCCATCATTAGAGAACCTGAATTTCGACACCAGTTAGATCAGTGGGCTGCCACGGGGCAAGACGGAAGCGGCTTCATGCCTGTTCTATATGCTCTTCTGGCCGTCTCTGCTTCCATTTTGCCCGACGACCACGCCGTCTTCGAATTGCCCGAGGTGAGAGGATATAAATCGCTCGACCTTGGGGATTTGATCTCATCGCATGCGAATTCACAACTGTCTCTCAAGTCATGCAAAGCTGACAAACTCGCTCGCATCAACTCAGTCATTGCACATGGGCTTTTAAGTCTGTACTTGGCGGAGGCTGGCCAGGTGACTGAAGCATGGGTCACGACAGGTCATGCTATACGACTGTACCAAGGATTAGATTTGTATGATGGTGCTTCGTCGAGCAATGAGTCTGTCGATTCACCAGGCGGGCACAGCGCCATATGGTGGTGCCTGTACATACTCGACCGATCTCTTTCGACGGTCCTGCTCAAGCCGCTCGCTATCGATGATGTGGAGTGCGACGTGAGTTCTACCGATGACGGAGAAAGCCACATATCAGTCTCGGAGGATGAGGTTGACCCATGGTTCTCCGTCATAACAGGATTTCACATCACTATGGGCAAGATTTACAAGTCTGTACGCTCATTTCGAAAGCTCCAACACACTGACAAGAGCGACTCCAACGAAATATTGGTTTCTCGTCTCAAGAAccacgacatggagctggaaCAGTATTATGAGAAGCAGGTTCTTCCAAACATGAGGAATAACCCAGATGATCCGCAGCGAATGGGCCTGCAGACTATTGCCGTGTCTTCGTATTTCATCGGCGTGGTACTTCTCTATCGTCAATTCATTGAAATGTTCCGTATTGAAGACCCCCAAATCTACCTTCGCTGTGCGGAGGCTGCATCCAATTGCATTCGGCTTACACCAAAGGTCTTAGATACCGTTCCCGCAAGCCATTTTATGATTCAGCAAAGCCGGTCAATATATGTGGGCTCCAAGGTCTTGTTGCACTGCATGCGTCTAGTACGGAATGAAAGTTTTAGTAATAAGGCTTGGGATGATGTTCACATGGGATTAGAAATGTTGCGAAAGATCAAAATCCAGTGGCCGGAGATCAAAAAGTATCAGAAGCTCACGGAAGACGATATGCGACTTACCAAATCCGAGTTGGATAGACATGAGACCTTTGGCAAGACATTTGACGGATTCACACCTCTATCTGGGGATGAGATCTACTATCGGCTCTCCAGCTCAAACCGGTCCTTGAGCAACGGGGGTCTTGGCTCAGCTACCGGACATTGCCGTGACACAGACGATACTCGCGATATCCATCGTAAATCTAAGCGGCAGAAACCATCAGCTCCTTGTAATTCACTCAGCCCTGATTTGTCAGGCTTATTTCAAGCTGGTGGAAGCGAGATGGGAGATGACGATTTTACAATGTCATTCATGCTAGACCTAGCAGCATTTACACCAACAACTGCATTGGCATCTACCAACTTATACGAAGATGGGGTCAGCTGAGGTAGAAATCGGGAACAATccagatgaaaaaaaaagggcggcgGTAAAGAATTTTATTCAGGCGGAAATAACTTCCTCCAACTCCCACATATGTCAATATGGCGGTGCCGTCTGGCCACATTCTCTACACTTGCGAGTCTCCTCGTTGGTCATCCAGTCATCAATCACAAGCTTCAGCTGTGTCTCAATATCTTCACAGTAAAATTGTTCATGCCGAATAATGACTGGCTCCTCGCTGTGTGCTTTTTTATTAGGGCAATACCATTGCAATTGGTCGATGCTCTCCTTTGGCCGAGTTCTTTCCATGACGAGGCCAACGGTATCTTTGTATCGAATCGGCGAGTGAGGAGTGTtgcctttttatttatagctcTGGGTTAATGGCCTCGAACCATTTGCGATCTTTTGTTGACAGACTTACCGGGGAGGAGGAACATTTCACCCTCGCGGATATGAACATCGCGGAACTGACTGCCGTTCTCGACGATTTTTAATAGCATATCGCCTTTGAGCTGGTAAAACCATTCCTGTCCATGGAATTAGTAATATTCTGTCAGGATTGGCAAGGTTTTGG
The DNA window shown above is from Metarhizium brunneum chromosome 1, complete sequence and carries:
- the bna1-2 gene encoding 3-hydroxyanthranilate 3,4-dioxygenase 2, coding for MAPTAGEALLAGPLVLSSWLSTNAANLKPPVNNQCLYSGKDFILMAVGGPNTRSDYHVNQTEEWFYQLKGDMLLKIVENGSQFRDVHIREGEMFLLPGNTPHSPIRYKDTVGLVMERTRPKESIDQLQWYCPNKKAHSEEPVIIRHEQFYCEDIETQLKLVIDDWMTNEETRKCRECGQTAPPY